The Sceloporus undulatus isolate JIND9_A2432 ecotype Alabama unplaced genomic scaffold, SceUnd_v1.1 scaffold_40931, whole genome shotgun sequence genome includes the window ACGGCCCGGGCCCGCAGCACCGACTCGTTGCGGTGGAGGGCCTCGCAGGCCGCCCCGGGGGCCACCGGCAGCGACCAGAGGAAGCGCCCCAGACGCTCCACGTCGCCGCTCTCCTCCAGCGTCTCGCACACGCCCGCCACCTGCGCCGCGCTGAAGCTCAAGCTCGGCAGGTGCAGCATCCCCCCGACGGACACACCGTCCTCCTCCGGCGgcgagagagggaggaggagaggaagagcgGGCGCcgaaagaggaaggagagaagaagaaagggagggcaagcaggaggaggaggaaaaggaagaggaacaggagaaaagaagaagaggaggaagaggaaggggctgAAGTCCCGGCCTGGGGGGCGCCCCTCCTTGTCTTGCCTCCTGGGGAAAGGAC containing:
- the LOC121918817 gene encoding homeobox protein SIX6-like: MLHLPSLSFSAAQVAGVCETLEESGDVERLGRFLWSLPVAPGAACEALHRNESVLRARAVVAFHGGHFRELYQILEGHKFPKESHAKLQALWLEAHYQEAEKLRG